The DNA window CGGCACGCTGGGTGAGCACCGGTTGGCGGCGAAGCTGAACGCGGGAGGTGAGACCGGATGGAACTCCAACCTCTCGGCATCCACCTCGACCGGTCAGGAATACCACATCGTCATGACGGTCGAGAACGGCGCGGGTGGGAGCGGGACCACCGGATGCGAAGTGAAGTGGTACCGCGACGGCGTCCTGCAAACCACCATCTCGGTGCCATTCCGCCTCAAGGACATGGAGGACGTGAACAACTGGATCGGGCGCTCGAACTGGTCGGGCGACTCGAACTCCCACATGGCAATCAACGAGCTCCGCGTTTACGACCGGGCGATCACCCAGAAAGAGGTCAATACCTCGGAGACGAACGGCCCCGATGCCGTTTTCCCTCCCCCGGTCGCGATCAACGACTCCGCCACCCTCAACTTCGGTCAGAAGGTGCTCGTCGACATCCTCGCCAATGACACGGGCGGCCCGCTTGGATCCACCGTTTCGATCCTCTCTCCTCCTGCAGCGGGAACCGTTACGGTTCAGGCCGACGGCAGCATCCTTTACGCCCACGATGGCAGCGCGACGGCGACCGACAGCCTGATCTACGAAGTGAGCGGTATCGGCGGCACGTCGGCACCTGCAACGGTCGACTTCACGATCACTTCGGAGCTGAAGATCGCCAACCCGTCGCTGGCGATGCCCGACGCACCGCCGCCGACCTCGTGGGAACTGGTCGATGCGCTTCCGGGACTCACTTTCAACGAACCGCTCTGCATCAGCTTGATCCCGGGCAATGACAAGCGAATGTTCGTTTGCGAACGGATGGCCAAGATCAAGCACGTGCCGGATGTCACCTCGGCCAGCCCGACACAGAACACCTTCCTCGACCTGCAGGCGGTGGTCGCCGGCCGCACACCCACTGAGACGATCGAGGATGGCGCCAATGCCGAGCACGGATTGCTCGGGCTCGCCTTCCATCCGGACTACGCAACCAATGGCTACTTCTACGTCGCCTACACGGTTCGCATCAACGGCGGCTCCTACTACCAACGCGTCTCGCGATTCGAAGTGAGCACCGGTGATCCAGATGTCGCCGACCCCGCTTCCGAGTCGGTCCTGATCGAGCAACTCGACGAAGGTTCGAACCACGATGGTGGCGACCTCCATTTCGGACCCGACGGCTATCTTTACTACGCCGCCGGCGACGAGGAGAACTCAAACCGCGGCCAGCAAAACAGCCAGAAGGTCGACGGGGATTTCTTTTGCGGGGTGTTCCGCATCGATGTCGACAAGCTCCCGGGCAACCTCGAGCCGAACCCGCACGCGTCGATTCCGACCGATGGCGGCATCGCGCGATTCTCGATCCCGGCCGACAACCCGTTCATCCACACCTCGCTCGGAGGAACGTGGGACGGAGCCTACAACGGCATCGCGGTCGCCGACCTTAACGCGGTCCGCACCGAGTTCTGGGCCACCGGCCTGCGCCACGTGTGGCGGATGTCATTTGACCCCGCGACCGGCGACCTCTGGGCCGGCGACGTCGGACAGAACACCTACGAGGAGATCAACCTCGTCGAGAAGGGCGTGAACTACGGCTGGGCCTACCGCGAGGGCGCCCACGACTTCGGCACCGTGCTCGGTTCACCGCCGCCCGGATTCTCCAGCACCGATCCGGTCTACGAATACGTCCACACCGGCATCGCCGGCGGCGACGCCAGCTTCAAGGGCAACTCGGTCGTCGGCGGCTACGTCTATCGCGGCACCCGTTTCCCCGAGCTCGTGGGACGCTACATCTTCAGCGACTCGGTCTCGGGACACGTCTGGGAAATGGAGACCGGCACCGGCGCGACCACCCGTCTGACCGGCCTGCCCGGGGCCTACGGCGTGATCTCCTCCCAAGGCCTCGACCCCTACAATCAGGACCTGCTTTTCTGTGCCTACCTGACCGGCAAGATCATGCGCCTGACGAAGAGCAGCGACCTTGCCAGCGGATTCCCGCAGACGCTCAGCGAAACCGGCCTCTTCGCCGACCTCAGCGACCTTTCGCCCTCCCCGGGGCTCGTCCCCTACCTGCCGAACCTCAAGTTCTGGAGCGACCACGCCGACAAGACCCGCTGGTTCGCCATCCCCGACGGCACCAGCAGGATGACCTGGCAGAAGGAAGGCCCATGGGACTACCCGACCGGCGCGGTCTGGGTGAAGCACTTCGATCTCGCCCTGAGCCGAGATGATCCGGGTACGAACAAGCGGATCGAGACGCGCGTGCTCGTGAAGACCGACGACGGAGTCTATGGCGTCAGCTACCGCTGGAACGACGCCGGGACCGAAGCCTATCTCGTGGAAGACGCCGGCACTTCGTTCGATCTCGCGATCGACGATCACGGCACGCCTCACACCCAGCGCTGGGAAATCCCGGGCCGCACGAGCTGCCTGACCTGTCACGACGACCGCCCGCTGTCCTTCAACACACGGCAGCTCAACCGGATCGCCGACATCCATGGCATGCTGGGGAACCAGATCGTGACGCTGTCTTCCGCCGGCTACCTCGACAACTCACCGGATCCGGTGGACACCCTGCCCTTCCACGTCACGCCGGAGGAAACCCAGTATCCGCTCGAGCAGCGGGTGCGTTCCTACCTCGACGTCAACTGCGCCTACTGCCACCAGCTCGGCGGGTCGGTCGCGGGATTCTGGGACGGCCGCGAGAGCCTGACCTTGGAACAAACCGGATTGATCCACGGAACCGCCGTCAACAATGGCGGCGACCCGTTCAACAAGTATGTCGTCCCGGGCGACACCTTCCACAGCATCGTGCTCAACCGGGTCGCCGAGACCAATGGCTTCACCCGGATGCCGCCGCTCGCGACCTCCGAGCACGACGAAGTGGGCATCGACCTCCTGACCCAATGGATCCAGAGCGAGTTGCCAAGCCATGTGCTTTATGACGACTGGGCGATCAACTTCCCCGGCATCGGCGGACGCAATGACGACGGCGACGGCGACGGCCGTAGCAACTACGACGAGTTCGTTCTCGGCACGAACCCCCTGTCCGCCTCGGATGCTCCGGTGGTTCAGGCGGCGGATGGCTCACTGAGTTTCAACCGCAAGGCCTTCCGGATCTACGACATCCGGACCAGTACCAACCTCGTCGATTGGGAAAGCTGGAACGTTCCGGAGAACACGTCGATCTACGAAACGAGCGACCGGCTTGAGACCATCGCTCTTCCGATCGGCAGCGACCCTGCGCGCTTCTTCCAGCTCAACGTGGTCGAGCCCTAAGAGTCCGGTCGAGCGGTCTTGCCAGCCACCGCCCCGCCGTCCAGCCTTCGGACCGATGAAGCCCGAAGACGTCGCGGCGAGCTACGACAGGCTCGCGAGCCACTGGGATGGCGACTTGTTCCATCGCGAGAACGGCATCGCCCAACACCGGCGTGCCTTGGCATTCCTCGACCACCGCGGGCGGGCCATCGACATCGGCTGCGGCAGCAGCGGACGGATCGTCGACCTGCTGCTGTCCGAGGGCTTCGACACCGAAGCACTCGACATCTCCACCGAAATGCTCGCGCTTGCACGGAGGCGACACCCCGATCTCACCTTCCACCATGCCGACATCTGCAAGTGGACGCCGCCGGGCCTCTACGACTTCGTCTCCGCGTGGGACAGCATCTGGCATGTGCCCATGGACGAACAGGAGCCCGTCCTCCGAAAACTCTTCAACGCCCTGAGTCCCGGAGGCATCTGCATCTTCACCAGCGGCGGACTCGATGAACCGAGCGACACCGACAACCCGTGCATGGGGGAGCCGATGTACACCGCGGCTCCCGGCATTCCGGCCCTACTCGAAGCCGTCTCGGACTGCGGCTGTGTGTGCCGGCACCTCGAATACGACCAATTCCCGGAGAAGCACCTGTATCTCATCGTCCAGAAGCAGGCGCATCCATCCGGCTGACAGCCTTCCCGGGCTTTCCACGTTCCCTGTCGGCAGATGACCGTCCGATTCGCCCTCATCGCCTGTCTGCTCTCGGCTGCCGCCGCGGAATCGAAGCCACGTCCGAACGTCCTGTTCCTGTTCACCGACGACCAGCGCTTCGACACCATCCACGCCCTCGGCAACGAGCGGATCAAGACGCCGAACATCGACCGCCTTGTCGAAAACGGCCTCAGCTTCACCAACGCCTACATCATGGGCGCGAACTCGATGGCCGTCTGCACCCCATCGCGCGCCTGCCTTTTCAGCGGTCGCACCCTCTGGAATCTGGAAAGCCAGGGGCCGTGGGATTTCGCGATCCCGGAGCGCTACACGACGATGACGGGGGCCTTCCTGAAGGACGGCTACACCTGTTTCGCCGCCGGCAAGAACGATCCCGGCTTCGGCAAGAACGACCACTTCTTCCGCTCCTTCAACGCGGGCGACAACCTCTACTACCGCGGCGGCCACCGGGGGCAGAACCAAACGCCGTTGTTCTCGATCGATTGGGACGCCGATCCACCTGCAAAGGAGAAGCAAAAGCCGGACGGCACGTTCAACGCTGACCTGTTTGCCGAGGCCGCAGTCGAATTTCTGGAAAAGCGCAACGACGGCGACCCACCCTTCTTCGCCTACGTCTCCTTCATGACGCCTCATGACCCCCTCAACTGCCCGGAGGAATTCATGAAGCTCTACGCAGGAGAGGACATGAAACTCCCCGCCAATTACCTGCCCGAGCATCCCTTCGACGCGGGCGTCCATGACATCCGCGACGAGAAACTGATGAAGCGTCCGCTCACCGAGGACGGAGTGCGCGATCGGCTCGCGAAGTACTACGCCCTCGTGACGCACACCGACGCCCAGATCGGGCGAATCCTCGAAGCCCTGGCGCGGAGCGGCGAAGCGGACAACACCATCGTCGTCTTCAGTTCGGACAATGGCCTCGCTCTCGGAAGCCACGGACTGACCGGCAAGCAGAGCGTTTACGAGCACTCCGTCCGGGTGCCTTTGGTCATCGCCGGCCCCGGGATCCCGAAAGGCGAGCGGCGTGAGCAACTCTGCTACATCTACGACGTGTATCCGACCCTTTGCGAAAGGGCGGACGTTGAGATCCCGGACACCGTGCAATTCCGCAGCCTCGACCCCGTCATCGCCGATCCGGAAGCGAGCCATCGGGATCACCTCTACTTCGGCTTCATGTCATGGCACCGGGCGGTGAGGGATGATCGCCACAAGCTGATCAGCTACAGCGTGAACGGTGAGAGCCACACCCAGCTGTTCGACCTGGAAACGGACCCCGGCGAAACCCGCAATCTCGCCGGAGAGAAAAAAGTGCAGCCCGTTCTCAAGCGCATGCGAAAACTTCTCGAAAGCGAGCGGGACCGCCTGAACGACGGCAAGGCTGATGCCGAGCACATCAACGAGATGTCCAAGGCGTTCTGGGAAACCTACCGCCAAGCGGCGGAGTAGCATCCGGCCGCGGAGCAGCACCCAGCCCCGGAGCCCCCCTGATCAGCCCATGCAGCCCTCCGGAGTTTCTTAAGCCCCGACGGGGCGCCGGCATCTAGCCCCCGGGTTCACCCGGGGGTATTTGACGAATACACAATTGAAGCGCCGAAGGAGCGCAGGCGGAGCTGGTCGAGCGTGCACGTCTGCGTGGATTCCAGCTTCGCCTGCGCACCTTCGGCGCTACCCGTGAAATCGCGTCCTTCCAATCCGGCGAACCCTCCCCCACACGCAACAATCCCCCGCCGCCGGATCTCGGCGACGGGGGATGCTACTTTGATCGAATCAGTCCGACCGAATCATTGGACGTCCAGGCGGGCGAAGAAGCTCACCGCACCTCCCGTCGGGATCGAGGCCGTGATGGTGTCCGGTCCGGCGCCATTCTCCACAACCGTGAAGGTGACCGCACCGACCATGCCGCTTCCGGCCGGAATGGCCACCGTGGTCCAACCCGACAGGTCACTGCCGTATTGGAGGTTCTGGACGGTGTCGCCTTCGGCTTCATCGCTCCGGTTGAAGACCAGGATGAGGTTACCGCCCGACACGGTGCCGGTCGGCAGACCGCCGAGGTCGGAAACCGTCGGATCGAGACCGAGGAAGAACTCGAGCACGTTGGCGATACCGTCGCCATCGTTGTCCTCCTCACGACCGGTCAGAGTCATGCCCGGATAGTTGGTGAGCCAAGCGTCATAGCCGGCGAGTCCACCGGTGCTCAGGCTCAGGACTCCGGTCGCTTCGGTAAACGTCCAGGTGTTGGGACCGTCGGTAAGCGTCCACACATTCGCCGACTCGCTGAATGCACCGAGGCTGCTGTTCACCGAGAAAGTGAGCGAATACAGGGGAGAACCCACATCCTCCAGCGTCCAGGTATTGC is part of the Haloferula helveola genome and encodes:
- a CDS encoding LamG-like jellyroll fold domain-containing protein, whose amino-acid sequence is MTGSTKPGARHVAPLSIALGLAVLPVHAALVHRWSFNEAPGGAPNNYEMIDSESGWSAFVKGQDSTFDGTTLRLTGTSNGNHSTNFLSGYVDLPNGIISSKTNLTVEVWATPEGFANFARIFDFGRVAGSGFGNGEDGEIIDNPGQGQIPGTTGAEDTLYLTFCRAGSLNEQRMDAFIATTTGVMTDTNHATTSGIRHHYAMTFEDGVGNFGGSGGRVRWFRGGVEIASADVDFHLNELEDVNNWLGRSQWTGDTLANASYDEFRIYDHALTQSELLASINAGPDSLSTTPVSAPAPDNLWIFDDGENSELASGAEFVDTIGSEIATVRGQGATLTQTELTLPGTTDGNQPGSTISAYLDLPNGIVSATPGVTFEAWVTPLSSNNWQRLFDFGRCTGSSGLGAEPGEIIDGPTAPGGTSGYDNLSLSLNDGGNMNSQQLEGEFNDGGPIYTFSPAVTTAGTEYHYVLVIEDGIGEFGASGCRASWYRDGILQNTDDFPFLIQDIQDVNNWIGRSMYSGDSNSNLALNELRIHRRALAPAETVASFLAGADPTAGPPEPPAPAPVPARRWDFNTPVEPALPDTEFIDAATGEVATVRGNGAQLDGSQLVIGAGLTNGQQTGENISAYLELPDHFVSGFNDMTVELWLTPLSSNWWQRILDFGNCTVTHGTGAEPGEIIDGPVAPAAFEASDNLFLSLNAGGTLGEHRLAAKLNAGGETGWNSNLSASTSTGQEYHIVMTVENGAGGSGTTGCEVKWYRDGVLQTTISVPFRLKDMEDVNNWIGRSNWSGDSNSHMAINELRVYDRAITQKEVNTSETNGPDAVFPPPVAINDSATLNFGQKVLVDILANDTGGPLGSTVSILSPPAAGTVTVQADGSILYAHDGSATATDSLIYEVSGIGGTSAPATVDFTITSELKIANPSLAMPDAPPPTSWELVDALPGLTFNEPLCISLIPGNDKRMFVCERMAKIKHVPDVTSASPTQNTFLDLQAVVAGRTPTETIEDGANAEHGLLGLAFHPDYATNGYFYVAYTVRINGGSYYQRVSRFEVSTGDPDVADPASESVLIEQLDEGSNHDGGDLHFGPDGYLYYAAGDEENSNRGQQNSQKVDGDFFCGVFRIDVDKLPGNLEPNPHASIPTDGGIARFSIPADNPFIHTSLGGTWDGAYNGIAVADLNAVRTEFWATGLRHVWRMSFDPATGDLWAGDVGQNTYEEINLVEKGVNYGWAYREGAHDFGTVLGSPPPGFSSTDPVYEYVHTGIAGGDASFKGNSVVGGYVYRGTRFPELVGRYIFSDSVSGHVWEMETGTGATTRLTGLPGAYGVISSQGLDPYNQDLLFCAYLTGKIMRLTKSSDLASGFPQTLSETGLFADLSDLSPSPGLVPYLPNLKFWSDHADKTRWFAIPDGTSRMTWQKEGPWDYPTGAVWVKHFDLALSRDDPGTNKRIETRVLVKTDDGVYGVSYRWNDAGTEAYLVEDAGTSFDLAIDDHGTPHTQRWEIPGRTSCLTCHDDRPLSFNTRQLNRIADIHGMLGNQIVTLSSAGYLDNSPDPVDTLPFHVTPEETQYPLEQRVRSYLDVNCAYCHQLGGSVAGFWDGRESLTLEQTGLIHGTAVNNGGDPFNKYVVPGDTFHSIVLNRVAETNGFTRMPPLATSEHDEVGIDLLTQWIQSELPSHVLYDDWAINFPGIGGRNDDGDGDGRSNYDEFVLGTNPLSASDAPVVQAADGSLSFNRKAFRIYDIRTSTNLVDWESWNVPENTSIYETSDRLETIALPIGSDPARFFQLNVVEP
- a CDS encoding class I SAM-dependent methyltransferase, with amino-acid sequence MKPEDVAASYDRLASHWDGDLFHRENGIAQHRRALAFLDHRGRAIDIGCGSSGRIVDLLLSEGFDTEALDISTEMLALARRRHPDLTFHHADICKWTPPGLYDFVSAWDSIWHVPMDEQEPVLRKLFNALSPGGICIFTSGGLDEPSDTDNPCMGEPMYTAAPGIPALLEAVSDCGCVCRHLEYDQFPEKHLYLIVQKQAHPSG
- a CDS encoding sulfatase-like hydrolase/transferase; protein product: MTVRFALIACLLSAAAAESKPRPNVLFLFTDDQRFDTIHALGNERIKTPNIDRLVENGLSFTNAYIMGANSMAVCTPSRACLFSGRTLWNLESQGPWDFAIPERYTTMTGAFLKDGYTCFAAGKNDPGFGKNDHFFRSFNAGDNLYYRGGHRGQNQTPLFSIDWDADPPAKEKQKPDGTFNADLFAEAAVEFLEKRNDGDPPFFAYVSFMTPHDPLNCPEEFMKLYAGEDMKLPANYLPEHPFDAGVHDIRDEKLMKRPLTEDGVRDRLAKYYALVTHTDAQIGRILEALARSGEADNTIVVFSSDNGLALGSHGLTGKQSVYEHSVRVPLVIAGPGIPKGERREQLCYIYDVYPTLCERADVEIPDTVQFRSLDPVIADPEASHRDHLYFGFMSWHRAVRDDRHKLISYSVNGESHTQLFDLETDPGETRNLAGEKKVQPVLKRMRKLLESERDRLNDGKADAEHINEMSKAFWETYRQAAE